A section of the Humulus lupulus chromosome 2, drHumLupu1.1, whole genome shotgun sequence genome encodes:
- the LOC133817140 gene encoding sucrose synthase 7-like, with protein MATAPTVKRSESIADSMPDALRQSRYHMKRCFAKYIEKGKRVMKLHHLMDEMERVIDDKVERTRVLEGVLGYILCSTQEAVVIPPYVSFAIRPNPGFWEFVRVSSEDLSVEAITTTDYLKFKEMLHDEKWANDENALEVDFGAVNFSVPNLTLPSSIGNGLGFISKFITSKLSGKLDYAQPLVDYLLSLNHQGETFMLNETLNTPAKLQTALIIADVSLSVLPKTTPYQNFEARFKEWGFEKGWGDTAESVKETMRTLSEVLQAPDPVNMEKFFGKVPTIFNVVIFSPHGYFGQADVLGLPDTGGQVVYILDQVRALEEELVLRIKQQGLSVKPQILVVTRLIPDAKGTKCNQEWEEIIGTKYSHILRVPFRTGKGVLNQWVSRFEVYPYLERFAQDATAKILEHFEAKPDLVIGNYTDGNLVSSIVANKLGIAQGTIAHALEKTKYEDSDLKWKELDPKYHFSCQFLADTISMNAADFIIASTFQEIAGSKDRPGQYESHTAFTLPGLCRVVSGINVFDPKFNIAAPGADQSVYFPYTEKQIRFTSFQPAIEELLFTREDNNEHIGYLADKKKPIIFSMARFDTVKNITGLTEWYGKNTRLRNLVNLVIVGGFFDPTKSKDREEMAEIRKMHSLIEKYQLKGQIRWIAAQTDRNRNGELYRCIADTKGAFVQPALYEAFGLTVIEAMNCGLPTFATNQGGPAEIIVDGVSGFHIDPNNGDEASNKIADFFEMCKQDATYWNKFSIAGLQRINECYTWKIYANKVLNMGCVYNFWRQLNKEQKQAKQRYLQLFYSLLFRKLVNNVPIPTGEPEQPAPKPPAKPIQPAPSTRRSPSGLKRLFRG; from the exons ATGGCTACTGCACCAACAGTCAAGAGATCAGAGTCGATTGCTGATAGCATGCCGGACGCTCTGAGGCAGAGCCGGTATCACATGAAAAGGTGCTTTGCTAAGTACATTGAAAAAGGAAAGAGGGTGATGAAACTTCATCATTTAATGGATGAAATGGAGAGAGTCATAGATGACAAGGTTGAAAGAACTCGTGTCTTGGAAGGTGTTTTGGGCTACATACTGTGCTCAACTCAG GAAGCAGTGGTCATACCTCCTTATGTTTCTTTTGCCATAAGACCAAATCCTGGTTTCTGGGAATTTGTTAGGGTCAGCTCTGAGGATCTCTCAGTTGAGGCCATTACTACCACTGACTACTTAAAGTTCAAAGAGATGCTACATGATGAGAAATG GGCCAATGATGAAAATGCACTGGAAGTTGATTTTGGAGCTGTTAACTTCTCTGTTCCTAACTTAACACTTCCTTCCTCAATTGGAAATGGACTTGGTTTTATTTCCAAGTTCATAACTTCAAAACTAAGTGGGAAGTTGGACTATGCGCAGCCTCTTGTGGATTACTTACTGTCACTAAATCATCAAGGAGAG ACTTTTATGCTAAATGAAACTCTGAACACTCCTGCAAAACTTCAGACCGCGCTGATTATAGCCGATGTTTCCCTCTCAGTACTGCCAAAGACCACACCATACCAAAATTTTGAAGCAAG GTTCAAGGAGTGGGGCTTTGAGAAGGGTTGGGGGGATACAGCAGAGAGTGTAAAAGAGACAATGAGAACACTTTCAGAGGTACTACAAGCACCAGACCCGGTCAACATGGAGAAGTTCTTTGGAAAGGTTCCAACAATCTTCAATGTTGTGATTTTCTCTCCTCATGGGTACTTTGGCCAAGCTGATGTTCTTGGGTTGCCAGACACTGGAGGACAG GTAGTCTACATTCTGGATCAAGTTAGAGCACTTGAGGAAGAACTGGTTCTCAGAATCAAGCAGCAAGGACTTAGTGTTAAGCCACAAATCCTTGTGGTGACACGACTCATACCTGATGCAAAGGGAACTAAGTGCAACCAGGAGTGGGAAGAAATCATAGGCACCAAGTACTCTCACATCCTTAGAGTGCCATTTAGGACTGGAAAGGGTGTCCTTAACCAATGGGTTTCCCGATTTGAGGTGTATCCATATCTTGAGAGATTTGCCCAG GATGCGACGGCCAAGATCCTTGAACACTTCGAGGCGAAACCAGATCTTGTCATTGGAAACTATACTGATGGGAATTTGGTTTCATCCATTGTGGCTAACAAACTTGGGATAGCTCAG GGAACTATTGCACATGCTTTAGAGAAGACCAAATATGAAGATTCAGACCTCAAATGGAAGGAATTAGATCCCAAGTACCACTTCTCTTGCCAGTTTCTAGCTGATACAATTTCGATGAATGCAGCTGATTTCATCATAGCAAGCACATTTCAGGAAATTGCAGGAAG CAAGGACAGACCTGGACAATATGAAAGTCACACTGCTTTTACACTCCCGGGGCTCTGCAGAGTTGTTTCAGGCATCAATGTATTCGATCCGAAGTTCAACATTGCTGCACCAGGCGCTGACCAATCTGTCTATTTCCCATATACAGAGAAACAAATACGATTTACTTCATTTCAACCTGCTATTGAAGAGCTACTTTTCACCAGAGAGGACAACAATGAACACAT TGGATATTTAGCAGACAAGAAGAAGCCTATCATTTTCTCAATGGCTAGATTTGACACTGTGAAGAACATAACTGGATTGACTGAGTGGTATGGGAAAAACACAAGGCTGAGAAATCTGGTCAACCTTGTCATAGTTGGAGGCTTCTTTGACCCTACAAAATCAAAAgacagagaagaaatggctgagatAAGGAAGATGCATTCGCTGATAGAAAAGTATCAACTCAAGGGTCAGATCAGATGGATAGCAGCACAAACTGATAGGAACAGGAATGGTGAACTCTACAGATGCATTGCAGACACAAAAGGTGCTTTTGTGCAGCCTGCATTGTATGAAGCATTTGGCCTCACTGTCATTGAAGCAATGAACTGTGGACTGCCTACTTTCGCCACTAATCAAGGAGGACCAGCTGAGATCATCGTCGATGGAGTCTCTGGCTTCCACATTGATCCAAACAATGGTGATGAGGCAAGCAACAAGATTGCTGATTTCTTCGAGATGTGCAAGCAGGATGCCACATATTGGAACAAGTTCTCCATTGCTGGTTTGCAGCGTATTAATGAATG CTACACTTGGAAGATATATGCAAACAAGGTGTTGAACATGGGATGCGTTTACAATTTCTGGAGGCAGTTGAATAAAGAGCAGAAACAAGCAAAGCAAAGATACCTCCAATTGTTTTATAGCCTTCTATTCAGAAAACTG GTGAATAATGTACCTATCCCAACTGGAGAGCCTGAGCAGCCTGCTCCAAAGCCACCTGCCAAGCCTATACAGCCCGCACCAAG CACAAGACGCTCACCGTCAGGATTGAAAAG GTTGTTTCGAGGTTAA